The region TGCCGGGATGTACTGGATGATGAATATAAAACTCAGGAGAAAAATTGTCAGACCTATGAGAATATCGAGACTGAGCTTGCCCTCGTCATTTCTCATTTTTCCACTGCTTTTCATTCATAGTTTATATTCCAGCGAACAATTTTAGTTTTTTGGTTCGTTACAGATTCCTGCAATTTCCCATGGCACCCGGGTTGAGACAACATACTGAATTCGTTGAACCATAAATTTCATAAACCATACCCGGTGAGATAATGCAGACGGAAAGGAGTGAGCCCCTCTGAGGCCTCACTGTCGCATTTCCTTCATCTCCGCCTGCGCGGGGGTTGCCGAGTCAGGAAAAGGCGCGGGATTGAGGGTCCCGTCCCGTAGGGGTCCGAGGGTTCAAATCCCTCCCCCCGCATCCGATTTTTCAAACGAAAATTATCTGAAGTTCTGCGAAATGATTGAGCTGAAATCCATTACGGATGATGAAAAACGCCGGTATAAGAAAGCTGTTTCTGATTTTATTAAATTCACCGATAATAATTTTGAGAATAGCTCGATTGTTATTTATCTAAACTAAATCAAACAATCAGTCCATCCCAATGTGACTTTTGCTTTTTTGTAGGTAGTCAGTGAAGGCTTTTTAAACTTTCAAGAACATACATTCGGTTATGAGACTCTATGCAGTTCTCTGGAAAGAGGGGAATCTGTTTTTCATCAAGGAGTTTTTCACCGGAGTAACTACGCAGGGAGAAACAATGGACAAAGCGGTTGAAAATATGCGGGAGGCTGCGAGGATGTATCTCGAAAAGATGCCCGAAGTTCTGGAGGAGATAGAGGAGAGGGATGTCATTGGCGTAATAAATGTCGAAATCGATACGTTATTTGATGAAAACCTGTTTGAATCTGAAAATTCGATATGATCTCGGTTTTTAGACAGGCTCCTGCGAGCCTTTGCTTTTCTCTGTTTACACTCTGTTTTTGAAATGCTCTGCAATTTGATGGAGTTCAATGCAGGCAAAAATTTGAAATATGATTCTGAAATG is a window of Geoglobus acetivorans DNA encoding:
- a CDS encoding type II toxin-antitoxin system HicB family antitoxin; amino-acid sequence: MRLYAVLWKEGNLFFIKEFFTGVTTQGETMDKAVENMREAARMYLEKMPEVLEEIEERDVIGVINVEIDTLFDENLFESENSI